CATCCGAGCCGTCGGTCGGCGCGGCGATCGCCCGCATCGTCGCTGAAGCCGGCCGGCTCGACGGGATCGTGCACAATGCCGGTCACATGGCGTTTGGCCCGGCCGAGGCGTTCACGCCGGAACAGTTCGCGGCGCTCTACGATATCAACGTGCTCGGGACCCAGCGGGTCAACCGGGCGGCCCTGCCGCATCTGCGGCGCCAGGGCAGGGGGTTGCTCGTCTGGGTATCCTCCAGCAGTACGCGCGGCGGCACGCCGCCCTACCTCGCGCCCTATTTCGCCGCCAAGGCGGCGATGGACGCGGTCGCGGTCAGCTACGCCGGCGAGCTTGCGCGCTGGGGCATCGAGACCTCGATCATCGTGCCGGGCGCCTTCACCAAGGGCACCAACCACTTCACCCATGCCGGCGCGCCGGCCGACCAGGCGCGGGCTGCGGAATATGCGGCGGGACCGACGGCCGACCTGCCCAAGGTGGCGCTCGAAGGGCTGGCGGCGCTCGAGCCGCCGGAAGCGGATGCAACCGCCGTCGCGGAGGCCATCGTCCGGGTCGTGGACGCGCCGTTTGGCAAGCGGCCGTTCCGTGTCCACATCGACCCGTCGGACGACGGGGCCGAGGTCGTCAACGGCATGGCCGACCGGGTGCGGGCGGAACTGCTGCGCCGCATCGGGCTCGCCGACGTGCTGAAGCCGCGCGCGGCCTCCTGAGGCTGCAAGCGGGCCGGACTCGCCTAAGCGCCGGCCCGCAATCGATCGTTGCCTGGCGAAATTGCAAGGGGCGGCTGCCCGAAGTCTCTATGGACGGGGCGGCCGTTCTTCCCTAGGAAGGGTGCTGGTTTCGGCACGCGTCCGGCCTGGGTGATTCGGCCCGGCCGCGCTCGTGCGCCTCAGTTGGGTCCGCCGCTTCGATGAACGTCTTTTCCTATTTTCATGCCGAGATCGCGGGCGCGCTCGGCCGGCTCGCCGCCGAGGGCAAGCTGCCGGCCGGACTCGACCTCGCGAAGCTCGTGGTCGAGCCGCCGCGCGACGCCGCCCACGGCGATCTCTCGACCAATGCGGCCATGGTGCTGACCAAGCAGGTGGGCAAGCCGCCGCGCGCCATCGCCGAGCTGCTGGTGGCGGCGCTCCGCGCCCATCCCGCCGTGACGGAGGCGACGATCGCGGGGCCCGGCTTCCTCAATTGGCGGCTCAAGGATGATTTCTGGCAGGAACGCCTCAAGGACATCCTCGCCGTCGGCCCGGCCTATGGCGCCTCCGACATCGGCCGCGGCACCAAGATCAATGTCGAGTATGTCTCGGCCAACCCGACCGGCCCGATGCATGTCGGCCACGCCCGGGGCGCCGTGTTCGGCGACGCGCTCGCGAGCTTGCTGGCCAAGGCCGGCTTCGACGTCTGCCGGGAATATTACATCAACGACGCAGGCGCCCAGGTCGACGTGCTGGCCCGCTCGGCCTATCTGCGCTACCGCGAGGCGCTGGGGGAGGCGATCGGCGAGATCCCGCAGGGCCTCTATCCGGGCGAGTACCTGAAGGCGGCCGGCCAGGCGCTCGTTCAGTGTTACGGCGACAAGTGGCTGGGCAAGGACGAGTCGGAGTGGCTGGTGCCGGTCCGCGACGTCGCGATCGAAACCATGCTCGCCATGATCAAGGACGATCTCGCGAGCCTGGGCGTGCGTCACGACGTCTTCACCTCCGAGCGGGCGCTGCACGCGTCCGGCGCCATCGACAAGGCGCTGGCGACGCTAGAGGCGGCGGGGCTCATCTATGTCGGCGTGCTCGAACCGCCGAAGGGCAAGACGCCGGACGATTGGGAGCCGCGGCCGCAGACGCTGTTCGCGGCGAGCCGCTTCGGTGACGACGTCGACCGGCCGCTCAAGAAGTCCGATGGTGCCTGGACCTATTTCGCCGCCGACATCGCCTATCACCTCGATAAGTATCGGCGCGGCTTCGCCCAGCAGATCGACGTGCTGGGCGCCGACCATGGCGGCTATGTGAAGCGCATGCAGGCGGCGGTGACGGCGATCACCAACGGCGGCGGCTCGCTCGACGTCAAGATCTGCCAGCTCGTCCAGCTCCTGGATAATGGCGAGCCGGTCAAAATGTCGAAGCGCTCCGGCACGTTCGTGACACTGCGCGAGGTGGTGGAGGAGGTCGGCAAGGACATCGTCCGCTTCATGATGCTGACGCGGAAGAATGACCAGACGCTCGATTTCGATTTCGCCAAGGTGGTCGACCAGTCGCGCGACAACATGGTCTGGTACGTCCAGTACGCCCATGCCCGCGCACAGTCGGTGCTGCGCAAGGCGCGGGCGGAGGATCCGGCAGCGGACCTCGCCGACCAGGCACTGGCCGCGGCCGACCTCACGCCGCTCGTCGATCCGTCCGAACTGGCGCTCATCCGCCAGCTCGCCGGCTGGCCGCGTCTGATCGAAAGTGCCGCAGAGGCGCACGAACCGCATCGGCTGGCGTTCTATCTCTATGAGATCGCGGCCCAGTTCCACGCGCTGTGGAACAAGGGCAAGGATGATGCGAGCTTGCGCTTCGTCCTGGCTGGCGATACCCGGACGACGCTCGCGCGCCTGGCCCTGGTGCAGGCGGTGGGCTTCGTCATCGCCTCTGGCCTGGACGTGTTCGGGGTCGCCCCGGTGATGGAGTTGCGTTGATGCCGCCGCGCCTGTTTCCAGACGAGCCCGAGCCGCCGCGCCACGACGACGGCCTGTCGATCGACCCGACGGACCGGCCCTACTACGCGTCCGAAGACGAGCCCCGGCGCGGCGGCCTGATCCGCAACATCGCGGTCGTGGCCGTGATGCTCGTCTGCGCCGGTGCCATCTATTTCGCCTACAACAAGGGCAAGCAGGCCGGCAGCGCGCCGGGCGGCGCCATTCCGCTCATTCGTGCGGACCAGGACCCGACAAAGAAGAAGCCGGACGATGCCGGCGGCTCGGTGCCCGACGAGGACAAGCTCGTCTATAACCCGAACGATCCGAACGCCGCCAAGTACGAGCGCCTGTTGCCGCCGCCGGAGCAGCCGCTGCCGAGGCCCGCGGCACCGCCGGCCGCCGACGAGCCGCTGCCGGTGCAGAACGTGGCGCCGGCGGCGACGCCGCAGATGGCGCCGCCGACGGCTGCGGCTGGGCTTGCGACCGAGAGCGCCTCGCAGCAGGCGAACACGACGGGCATGATGACGGCGCCGCCCGGCGCCAAGGCCGCGCCCGGCGTGGAGATCCCGCCGGCTCCACCGCCGCAGGCGGTGCCCGCCGCGCCCGCGAAGCCCGTGCCGCTGGCACCGCAGACGGCGGCGGCTCGTCCGGCGCCGCCGGCCGCCGCTGCCTCGGGCGGCCCGTTGCGCGTCCAGATCGCCGCCACCAAGGACGAGGCGTCGGCGCGCACCGAGTTCGCCCGGCTGCAAAAGGCGCATCCCGACCTGCTGGGCAATCTTTCGGCGACCGTGGTCAAGGCGGACCTGGGCGACAAGGGCACCTTCTACCGCATCCAGGCTGGCCCTCTTGCCGACCGGGCACAGGCCGACAAGCTGTGCGGCCAGCTGAAGCCGCTCGGGATCGGGTGCATCGTTGTCCATTGAGCGGACGGGACGACATGCTGCCGCGATCTTCGGCTGCGCCGGGACGTCCCTGACGGCGGAGGAACGAGCCTTCTTCCGCGCGGTCGACCCGGCTGGCTTTATCCTGTTCAAGCGCAATTGCGAGGCGCCGGACCAAGTCCGTGCGCTCGTGGCTGACCTGCGTGCGCTCGTCGGCTGGCGGGCGCCGGTGCTGATCGACCAGGAAGGCGGCCGGGTGCAGCGGCTGCGCCCGCCCCATTGGCGCGCGGCACCGCCGGCGCGGCGCTTCGCCGAGCTCTATCGTTTGGACGCGGTCGCCGGCTTGCGCGCCGCCTGGGTCAATGCCCGGCTGATCGCGGACGAACTCGCCGACCTCGGCATCGACGTGGACTGCGCGCCGGTGCTCGACAATCCCGTGCCGGGCGCCCACGACGTGATCGGCGACCGGGCCTTGGGTGACGATGTCCGGACCATCGCGGCACTCGGCCGCGCCGTCATTGCCGGGCTTACGGCCGGCGGCGTGCTGCCGGTGATCAAGCACTTGCCCGGCCATGGCCGCGCCCAGGTCGACAGCCACCTGCATTGCCCGGTCGTCGAGGCCGACGAAGCGGCGCTCGGAGCCCACGACCTGCCGCCGTTCCGCGCCCTGGCCGACGCGCCTTTCGCCATGACCGCTCACGTGGTCTATCGCGCATGGGATACCGAGCGCGTCGCGACCTGGTCGCACCGGATCATCACCGACGTCATCCGCGGCGCCATCGGCTTCACGGGCTGTCTCCTGAGTGACGACCTCAGCA
The genomic region above belongs to Aliidongia dinghuensis and contains:
- a CDS encoding SDR family NAD(P)-dependent oxidoreductase codes for the protein MKSVIVVTGASSGFGRLAAEALARAGHAVYASMREIAGRNAPQAAAMRQYAGAHGVDLRPIELDVASEPSVGAAIARIVAEAGRLDGIVHNAGHMAFGPAEAFTPEQFAALYDINVLGTQRVNRAALPHLRRQGRGLLVWVSSSSTRGGTPPYLAPYFAAKAAMDAVAVSYAGELARWGIETSIIVPGAFTKGTNHFTHAGAPADQARAAEYAAGPTADLPKVALEGLAALEPPEADATAVAEAIVRVVDAPFGKRPFRVHIDPSDDGAEVVNGMADRVRAELLRRIGLADVLKPRAAS
- the argS gene encoding arginine--tRNA ligase encodes the protein MNVFSYFHAEIAGALGRLAAEGKLPAGLDLAKLVVEPPRDAAHGDLSTNAAMVLTKQVGKPPRAIAELLVAALRAHPAVTEATIAGPGFLNWRLKDDFWQERLKDILAVGPAYGASDIGRGTKINVEYVSANPTGPMHVGHARGAVFGDALASLLAKAGFDVCREYYINDAGAQVDVLARSAYLRYREALGEAIGEIPQGLYPGEYLKAAGQALVQCYGDKWLGKDESEWLVPVRDVAIETMLAMIKDDLASLGVRHDVFTSERALHASGAIDKALATLEAAGLIYVGVLEPPKGKTPDDWEPRPQTLFAASRFGDDVDRPLKKSDGAWTYFAADIAYHLDKYRRGFAQQIDVLGADHGGYVKRMQAAVTAITNGGGSLDVKICQLVQLLDNGEPVKMSKRSGTFVTLREVVEEVGKDIVRFMMLTRKNDQTLDFDFAKVVDQSRDNMVWYVQYAHARAQSVLRKARAEDPAADLADQALAAADLTPLVDPSELALIRQLAGWPRLIESAAEAHEPHRLAFYLYEIAAQFHALWNKGKDDASLRFVLAGDTRTTLARLALVQAVGFVIASGLDVFGVAPVMELR
- the nagZ gene encoding beta-N-acetylhexosaminidase; translated protein: MSIERTGRHAAAIFGCAGTSLTAEERAFFRAVDPAGFILFKRNCEAPDQVRALVADLRALVGWRAPVLIDQEGGRVQRLRPPHWRAAPPARRFAELYRLDAVAGLRAAWVNARLIADELADLGIDVDCAPVLDNPVPGAHDVIGDRALGDDVRTIAALGRAVIAGLTAGGVLPVIKHLPGHGRAQVDSHLHCPVVEADEAALGAHDLPPFRALADAPFAMTAHVVYRAWDTERVATWSHRIITDVIRGAIGFTGCLLSDDLSMQALDGGLGERAERALAAGCDLALHCNGDLAEMRAVAGAAGTLSDIAADRFTAALDRRTAPDPIDRLALMAELDALLARLANERG
- a CDS encoding SPOR domain-containing protein gives rise to the protein MPPRLFPDEPEPPRHDDGLSIDPTDRPYYASEDEPRRGGLIRNIAVVAVMLVCAGAIYFAYNKGKQAGSAPGGAIPLIRADQDPTKKKPDDAGGSVPDEDKLVYNPNDPNAAKYERLLPPPEQPLPRPAAPPAADEPLPVQNVAPAATPQMAPPTAAAGLATESASQQANTTGMMTAPPGAKAAPGVEIPPAPPPQAVPAAPAKPVPLAPQTAAARPAPPAAAASGGPLRVQIAATKDEASARTEFARLQKAHPDLLGNLSATVVKADLGDKGTFYRIQAGPLADRAQADKLCGQLKPLGIGCIVVH